From Romeriopsis navalis LEGE 11480, the proteins below share one genomic window:
- the hisC gene encoding histidinol-phosphate transaminase produces the protein MRSFFRPAVDAMTGYVPGEQPKPGTKIIKLNTNENPYPPSAKAMAILHQIDGEWLRRYPDPYARDFCSAVSQVLDVPTDWIIVGNGSDDVLNMLVRACAEGRERKIVYPTPTYVLYKTLAAMQPAEILEVPYSDNFELPIEALVEAQGAITFIASPNSPSGHLVDTDQLRELASRLNGVLAVDEAYVDFASGSALALVREFENVIVLRTMSKGYSLAGLRLGFGIAQPPLLAGMFKVKDSYNVDALAIHVGTASMLDQDYKKTCAEKVKANRSQLAVDLKQLGFTVRESHGNFVLVTPPTDAETLYLALKERGILVRYFSQPGLSDKLRITVGTDEQNQMLLEALVSLLP, from the coding sequence ATGCGCAGTTTCTTTCGTCCCGCCGTTGATGCAATGACTGGTTATGTGCCGGGCGAACAGCCAAAGCCTGGCACAAAAATCATTAAGCTCAATACGAATGAAAATCCTTATCCGCCCTCAGCCAAGGCGATGGCGATCCTGCACCAAATCGATGGTGAGTGGCTACGCCGTTACCCTGATCCCTATGCCCGTGATTTTTGTAGCGCTGTGAGTCAGGTGCTGGATGTGCCGACCGACTGGATCATTGTCGGTAACGGTAGCGATGATGTTTTGAATATGTTGGTGCGGGCTTGTGCCGAGGGGCGTGAGCGTAAAATTGTGTATCCGACCCCGACCTATGTGCTGTATAAGACGCTGGCAGCGATGCAGCCAGCGGAAATTTTAGAGGTCCCCTACAGCGATAACTTTGAGTTGCCGATCGAGGCGCTGGTTGAGGCGCAGGGCGCGATTACATTTATTGCTTCGCCGAATAGTCCCTCGGGGCACTTGGTCGATACGGATCAACTGCGCGAATTAGCCAGCCGATTAAATGGTGTGCTGGCCGTGGATGAAGCCTATGTTGACTTTGCGTCTGGCTCGGCGCTGGCGTTGGTGCGTGAATTTGAGAATGTGATCGTGTTGCGGACCATGTCGAAGGGATATTCCTTAGCCGGACTGAGACTGGGTTTTGGGATTGCCCAACCGCCGTTATTGGCGGGGATGTTTAAGGTGAAAGACAGCTATAACGTGGATGCGTTGGCAATTCATGTGGGCACGGCCTCAATGCTTGATCAGGATTATAAAAAGACCTGCGCGGAAAAAGTCAAAGCTAATCGATCGCAGTTGGCGGTTGACCTGAAGCAATTAGGGTTTACGGTGCGGGAATCGCACGGTAACTTTGTTCTGGTGACGCCCCCGACTGATGCTGAAACGCTTTATTTGGCCCTAAAAGAACGAGGGATTTTGGTGCGGTATTTTAGTCAGCCAGGGTTGAGTGATAAGTTACGCATTACGGTCGGGACGGATGAGCAAAATCAAATGTTGCTGGAAGCCTTGGTGAGCTTGCTGCCGTAA
- a CDS encoding GAF domain-containing sensor histidine kinase: MYHQAAPSTPSRITSIPTWGSAPTPIAVIEHPVDTLRQQLDELPTNQLETALRFANEQLQAAGIRLYIPGNDTIYRLGNQPQRLDDGSDRPVEQHLLWQQFLKSGHMNQSGDADLSSEHTWVIHNVSYEFRLRSLARAFKPAAIEHVMIVPLWHEQQQIGSMSVFRDASQPRWSLEHVVLAQQFGQAFARSIYDHQLVKSVHSLNQTLTTRTEELQQVVNYQDTLAAVINKIRASIDLETIFSTTVEEIYRQLQADRVVVYRFKPDWSGEFLAEAVGARWVPLKIAQTQPEQSALTKPDRCLVQSFLDAPVNNLDHHLQSEQGGEYNQSRQVKQVNDIYNRNFPDCYMEVLEQYQCRAYLTAPIYLGEQLWGLLAIYQNSGPRQWRPSEVSLIQQISEQLGVAIQQAELLKMQQNQAAELAETLTELTRTQAQMLQTEKMSSLGQLTAGLSHEINNPVTFIHSNLSHLGQYFKDLIATVELYQKYHPQTHPIVQGYLDQIDLAFLQRDIPKVLSSMEHGTERISDVMLSLQNFSRLDEEGIKAIDLHEGIDSVILILQHQCRARDGQPAILVQKQYSRLPEVECDGSLMNQVFINLMSNAIDALRAHDQQRTDIAIATHPSQICITTAISELDGKPAVRVTIQDNGPGIPEHIQRRIFDPFFTTKEIGEGSGLGLSISHHIVVENHQGKLHCKSSSGNGTTFEIEIPVQAESVCRLPKSTPITANLG; encoded by the coding sequence ATGTATCACCAGGCAGCGCCATCGACGCCCTCTCGCATCACCAGCATCCCCACGTGGGGCAGCGCACCAACACCGATTGCGGTGATCGAGCATCCCGTAGACACCCTGCGTCAACAGCTGGATGAACTCCCCACAAATCAGCTAGAAACGGCACTCCGCTTTGCCAATGAACAACTGCAGGCAGCGGGCATCCGACTCTATATTCCCGGCAATGACACCATCTATCGCCTTGGTAATCAACCACAGCGGCTCGATGATGGTAGCGATCGCCCCGTCGAACAACATTTACTGTGGCAACAATTTCTCAAATCCGGCCACATGAACCAGTCTGGAGACGCCGATCTATCGAGCGAACACACCTGGGTCATTCACAATGTCTCCTACGAATTTCGCCTGCGCAGCTTAGCAAGAGCCTTTAAGCCCGCCGCAATTGAGCATGTCATGATCGTGCCACTGTGGCATGAGCAACAGCAAATCGGCAGTATGAGCGTATTTCGCGATGCCAGCCAACCACGTTGGTCCTTGGAGCATGTCGTTCTCGCACAACAATTCGGTCAAGCATTCGCTCGCTCAATTTATGACCACCAACTGGTCAAATCGGTCCACAGCCTCAATCAAACCCTGACAACCCGCACAGAAGAACTCCAACAAGTCGTTAACTACCAAGACACACTGGCGGCGGTCATCAACAAAATTCGGGCCTCGATCGACCTCGAAACCATCTTCTCAACCACCGTCGAAGAGATTTATCGCCAGCTTCAAGCCGATCGAGTCGTCGTCTATCGGTTCAAACCGGACTGGAGCGGCGAATTTCTTGCCGAAGCGGTTGGCGCACGTTGGGTTCCGCTCAAAATCGCCCAGACGCAACCCGAACAAAGTGCGTTGACCAAACCCGATCGTTGCTTAGTACAGAGCTTCCTCGACGCCCCGGTCAATAATCTCGATCACCATTTACAATCCGAGCAAGGTGGCGAATATAATCAATCGCGCCAAGTCAAGCAAGTCAATGATATTTACAACCGCAACTTCCCAGATTGCTATATGGAAGTGTTGGAGCAATATCAATGTCGGGCCTATTTAACGGCCCCCATCTATCTGGGTGAGCAACTCTGGGGATTACTGGCCATCTATCAAAATTCTGGCCCGCGACAGTGGCGACCCAGCGAAGTCTCACTCATCCAACAAATCTCTGAACAGTTAGGCGTAGCGATTCAACAAGCCGAACTGCTCAAAATGCAGCAAAATCAAGCCGCCGAACTGGCAGAAACACTGACTGAACTGACTCGGACCCAAGCTCAAATGCTGCAAACGGAAAAAATGTCGAGTTTAGGTCAACTCACGGCCGGATTAAGTCATGAAATTAATAATCCAGTGACGTTTATCCACAGTAATCTTAGTCATTTAGGACAATACTTCAAAGACCTGATCGCCACGGTTGAGCTGTATCAGAAGTACCATCCCCAAACCCATCCGATCGTCCAAGGCTACCTCGATCAGATCGACCTAGCCTTTCTCCAACGCGACATTCCCAAGGTATTGAGTTCGATGGAACATGGCACCGAACGGATCAGCGATGTCATGCTCTCACTCCAAAATTTCTCCCGCTTGGACGAGGAAGGAATTAAGGCAATTGATCTGCATGAGGGGATTGATAGCGTCATCCTGATTTTGCAACATCAATGTCGTGCCCGTGATGGCCAACCAGCGATTTTAGTGCAGAAACAATATAGCCGTTTACCAGAAGTTGAATGCGACGGCAGTTTGATGAATCAAGTTTTTATCAATCTGATGAGTAATGCGATCGATGCCTTACGCGCACATGATCAGCAACGCACCGACATCGCAATTGCCACACATCCCAGCCAAATTTGCATTACCACAGCCATTTCCGAACTTGACGGTAAACCCGCCGTACGGGTGACAATCCAAGATAATGGACCTGGCATTCCCGAGCATATTCAGCGTCGTATTTTCGACCCATTTTTCACCACCAAAGAGATCGGGGAAGGTAGCGGCCTCGGTCTATCGATTAGTCACCATATTGTGGTCGAGAATCATCAAGGCAAACTGCATTGCAAATCGAGCAGTGGCAACGGCACCACTTTCGAAATTGAAATCCCAGTGCAGGCCGAGTCGGTCTGTCGTTTGCCAAAATCAACCCCGATCACAGCCAACCTAGGTTAA
- a CDS encoding biotin--[acetyl-CoA-carboxylase] ligase, with protein MNHPDWLRLRPTCPSTNTWALEHLAGLSHGDVVFTSHQTAGRGQWGRHWMAPEGVLTASFILRDLPRPHLSYLSVLVGLAVVQMLEAHAPSLAQRLQIKWPNDVWLDGRKLAGILSETPSHRDNQTTVIVGIGLNRQADFSQTALHDRVISLHEVLSVVPDVMSLLAPLRSALLQLVAELKQLPSAAPLTTNWVRAVNQRDLLRDRTITVKIGVEEMMGIGLGLDWQGGYQLRLPDGTVRSLRAGQIIRWH; from the coding sequence ATGAATCACCCTGATTGGTTACGTTTGCGTCCCACCTGTCCGAGTACCAATACTTGGGCCTTGGAGCATCTGGCCGGTTTATCCCATGGCGATGTCGTTTTTACGTCACATCAGACGGCGGGACGGGGGCAGTGGGGACGGCATTGGATGGCGCCGGAAGGAGTATTGACTGCGAGTTTTATATTGCGCGACCTGCCGCGCCCGCACTTGAGTTATCTCAGCGTATTGGTGGGTCTGGCGGTTGTGCAGATGTTGGAGGCGCATGCGCCGAGTTTGGCGCAGCGATTGCAAATCAAGTGGCCGAATGATGTTTGGTTAGATGGTCGAAAGCTGGCCGGTATTTTGTCAGAAACGCCGTCGCATCGAGATAATCAGACAACGGTTATTGTTGGGATCGGGCTGAATCGGCAGGCCGATTTTAGCCAGACTGCGTTGCATGATCGTGTGATCAGTTTGCATGAAGTCCTATCAGTTGTTCCAGATGTCATGTCATTACTCGCGCCGCTGCGATCCGCGCTACTGCAGTTGGTGGCGGAGTTGAAGCAGTTGCCGTCCGCTGCCCCATTGACGACAAACTGGGTCCGCGCAGTTAACCAGCGAGATCTACTCCGCGATCGCACAATTACGGTCAAGATCGGGGTTGAGGAGATGATGGGCATTGGTTTAGGACTCGATTGGCAGGGTGGCTATCAATTGCGCTTACCAGACGGGACAGTGCGATCGCTGAGAGCGGGACAAATTATTCGTTGGCATTAA
- a CDS encoding serine/threonine phosphatase: MISESNNTESSQLPESLPNPPEPVVPPVNPIEPVNPVDAPDDNASEMPQTLIHPPLPPDEVDDMPTIVLPMQLVDLGAAALTDVGQQREHNEDYFGVTLVMDQQQYPTMAQAKAKGLYVLCDGMGGHAGGEVASRMAVETLQEELRQSWYGSDIWGLPDQSTIVAAIHAANDKIYRQNLDAARMGNGRMGTTLVMMFVCGNQVAIAHVGDSRVYNFSRKQGLNQLTTDHEVGQREIQKGTAPDEAYARPDAYQLTQALGPRDNQFVDPGITFMELSEDTLFVLASDGLTDNDLLEQCWPTTLEPMLNSQLGLEQGVRQLIDLGNQYNGHDNITAIAVRLRVRPDMIQYP, encoded by the coding sequence ATGATTTCTGAGTCTAATAATACTGAGTCGTCGCAGCTACCAGAATCGTTGCCGAACCCCCCAGAGCCAGTTGTCCCGCCGGTAAACCCAATTGAGCCGGTGAATCCTGTGGATGCGCCGGATGATAACGCATCGGAAATGCCGCAAACGTTGATTCATCCGCCGCTACCGCCGGATGAAGTCGATGACATGCCGACGATCGTCCTGCCAATGCAGCTGGTTGATTTGGGGGCGGCGGCCCTGACCGATGTGGGGCAGCAGCGAGAACATAATGAGGATTATTTTGGGGTAACGCTGGTCATGGATCAGCAACAATACCCAACGATGGCTCAGGCAAAGGCAAAGGGGCTATACGTTTTGTGCGATGGCATGGGCGGCCATGCTGGGGGAGAAGTTGCGAGTCGGATGGCGGTTGAGACCTTACAGGAGGAGCTGCGTCAGTCTTGGTATGGGTCGGATATCTGGGGCTTGCCTGATCAATCAACGATTGTGGCTGCAATTCATGCAGCGAATGACAAAATCTATCGTCAGAATTTGGATGCCGCCCGGATGGGTAATGGCCGAATGGGCACCACATTGGTGATGATGTTTGTTTGTGGCAATCAGGTAGCGATCGCCCATGTTGGGGATAGCCGGGTCTATAACTTCAGCCGGAAGCAAGGATTAAATCAGTTGACGACTGATCATGAAGTCGGACAGCGAGAAATTCAGAAGGGAACTGCGCCGGATGAAGCCTACGCCCGACCGGATGCCTATCAGCTGACCCAGGCGTTAGGGCCGCGGGATAATCAATTTGTGGATCCAGGTATCACGTTTATGGAATTATCGGAAGACACCCTGTTTGTGTTGGCTTCTGATGGTCTGACGGATAATGATTTGCTGGAGCAATGTTGGCCAACGACGTTGGAGCCAATGTTGAATTCGCAGTTGGGGTTAGAGCAAGGTGTGCGCCAGCTAATTGACTTAGGGAATCAGTACAATGGTCATGACAATATCACGGCGATCGCGGTGCGACTGCGTGTGCGGCCCGATATGATTCAGTATCCGTAA